In the Osmerus eperlanus chromosome 27, fOsmEpe2.1, whole genome shotgun sequence genome, one interval contains:
- the or55c1 gene encoding olfactory receptor 52P1 yields the protein MEFGPSKNFSHTEFYLIGFTNLYESRSLLFIPFSILLLFSVTSNIALMFVIVKQRSLHSPMYVLIGCIAFVDVGVPLAVVPRMIFSFVSDINVFPRILCLIQMWWVHYLCAFQSTILFGMAVDRLFAICLPLRYNDVMSYNNCQIASAVVVIRNTMIITAMISLVGTLAFCSSNVFYGIHCEHQLVVTIACGDTRKNYLAGMLSFCVIVIPDCFGIAISYVAIFVVIFRSAGGESRSKAIHTCTTHLSVICITFFTSMIAFMSYRIQHEMTQDLRILISLMYLLVPGICNPLIYGIRTKEIREQLVKLMKCGKVK from the coding sequence ATGGAATTTGGACCCTCCAAAAACTTCTCTCATACAGAATTCTATTTGATCGGATTTACAAACCTTTACGAGAGCCGAAGTCTCCTCTTTATTCCCttttccatcctcctccttttctcagtGACGTCCAACATCGCCTTAATGTTcgtcattgtgaagcagagaagTCTCCACTCTCCCATGTATGTGCTCATAGGTTGCATTGCTTTTGTTGATGTAGGTGTTCCGCTGGCAGTGGTCCCGAGAATGATCTTCAGTTTTGTTTCAGATATAAATGTTTTCCCTCGAATATTGTGCCTGATTCAGATGTGGTGGGTCCACTATCTGTGTGCCTTTCAGTCCACTATCCTGTTTGGGATGGCCGTCGATCGGTTGTTTGCCATCTGTTTGCCTCTACGTTACAATGATGTCATGAGCTACAATAACTGTCAGATAGCTTCAGCTGTGGTTGTGATTCGTAATACCATGATAATAACAGCCATGATCTCCCTCGTTGGAACCCTCGCATTCTGCTCATCCAATGTATTTTATGGGATTCACTGTGAGCACCAATTGGTGGTTACCATAGCATGTGGTGACACAAGGAAGAACTACTTGGCAGGTATGCTCAGTTTCTGTGTGATAGTAATACCTGACTGTTTCGGCATCGCTATTTCGTACGTGGCTATTTTTGTGGTCATATTCAGGTCAGCTGGTGGGGAGTCTCGTTCCAAAGCCATCCATACTTGTACCACCCATCTCTCGGTCATCTGTATCACCTTCTTTACTTCCATGATTGCATTTATGTCGTACAGGATTCAACATGAAATGACGCAGGATTTGCGTATTCTAATTAGTCTGATGTATCTTCTAGTTCCTGGGATATGTAATCCGTTAATTTATGGCATTAGAACCAAAGAAATAAGGGAGCAACTTGTAAAACTAATGAAATGTGGAAAGGTTAAGTGA
- the LOC134013679 gene encoding connector enhancer of kinase suppressor of ras 2-like isoform X1 produces the protein MALVMEPVSKWSSSQVVDWMKGLDDCLQQYIKTFEREKVGGDQLLRITHQELEDLGVSRIGHQELILEAVDLLCALNYGLETENLKTLSHKLNASAKNLQNFIAGRRRSGQYDGRTARKLPNDFLTSVVDLIAAAKSLLAWLDRCYFFFRSPFAAVADYSMTRNNVIQLCLELTTIVQQDCSVYETENKILHVCKTLSEVCDHIISLSSDPMVSQSAHLEVVQLANVKSTEGLGMYIKSTYDGLHVITGTTEGSLADRCKKIHAGDEVIQVNHQTVVGWQLKNLVNSLRGDPGGVTLTLKKRPQSTLTSTPALLKNMRWKPLALQPIIPQSPGSSVATPTSTLSTPSRRDSCALQDLYIPPPPEEPYTPRDDQGNLQGEDSHPDVPVTTGSESPNSFLDQECRRRFPHVEDDTVLYCYEYDQSQGPPPARRGSTPTYGRLRPISMPVEYNWVGDYEDPGKLKRESRRENSLLRFVSEDKASVPEYLTGRSLGQSRKRSDKAGSPAHYALVPALQMQVSMSTSSSDSASLYHMFERSSLRSMSRKKNKIGGSLSSISKRRISCKDLGRGDCEGWLWKKKDAKSYFSQKWKKYWFILKDTCLYWYMNEEDEKAEGFVSLPEFKIDRASECRRKFAFKACHPKIKSFYFAAENVDDMNRWLSRLTMAVAGYSEQERLRQGQDYWSESDHEDVEMPSMPKQDSPPPPYDTYPRPPSQLSGSLQASQMSPYLEPKHRLSSSDTFQSRSSHEDFRPDSSQEGGGGGSSPGQKSASQRRSWQDLIETPLGSSGLHYLQTLPLEEAMLLESGGGFSSAEHRRQSTLPAQRSFLREHYGPLPVPISPLVPAEALGKPRSFTLPRDSGLHAILAASAGASDHREAHRYGGGHHIDSGCEREGRPQADSLGDLYRALERANLGSAAEHRPPARLEYKRSFVRRVNDPLLSEKLHRLRILQSALKNVPLQDSDPSMGFLG, from the exons ATGGCACTGGTCATGGAACCTGTGAGCAAGTGGAGTTCAAGTCAAGTGGTGGACTGGATGAAAG GTCTGGATGACTGTCTGCAGCAGTACATCAAGACCTTCGAGCGAGAGAAGGTTGGAGGAGACCAGCTTCTCCGCATCACCCaccaggagctggaggacctGGGAGTCTCCAGGATCGGCCACCAGGAGCTCATACTGGAGGCCGTGGACCTGCTCTGTGCTCTG aACTACGGCTTGGAGACGGAGAACCTGAAGACCCTGTCCCACAAGCTCAACGCGTCCGCCAAGAACCTGCAGAACTTCATCGCCGGGCGCCGCCGCAGCGGCCAGTACGACGGCCGCACCGCCCGCAAGCTCCCCAACGACTTCCTCACCTCCGTGGTGGACCTCATCGCCGCCGCCAAGAGCCTGCTGGCCTGGCTGGATAG GTGCTATTTCTTTTTCAGGTCTCCTTTCGCCGCAGTGGCGGACTATTCCATGACGAGAAATAACGTCATTCAGCTGTGTCTGGAACTCACTACAATTGTGCAGCAG GATTGTTCCGTGTACGAGACAGAGAACAAGATCCTGCATGTG tgtaaGACCCTGTCGGAGGTGTGCGACCACATCATCTCTCTGTCGTCCGACCCCATGGTCTCCCAGTCCGCCCACCTGGAGGTGGTCCAGCTGGCCAACGTCAAGTCCACGGAGGGCCTG ggcATGTACATCAAATCAACATACGACGGCCTACACGTCATCACCGGGACCACCGAAGGC tCCCTGGCCGACCGCTGTAAGAAAATCCACGCCGGGGATGAAGTCATTCAAGTCAACCATCAGACCGTG GTGGGCTGGCAGTTGAAGAACCTTGTCAACTCCCTGCGTGGGGACCCGGGGGGAGTAACCCTGACCCTAAAGAAGCGCCCCCAGAGcactctcacctccaccccgGCCCTGCTGAAGAATATGAGATGGAAGCCTTTAGCTCTGCAA CCAATCATCCCTCAGAGCCCTGGCAGCAGCGTGGCCACGCCCACCAGCACGCTCAGCACTCCGTCCAGGAGGGACAGCTGCGCCCTGCAGGACCTctacatcccccccccacctgaggAGCCCTACACacctag AGACGACCAGGGGAACCTCCAAGGGGAGGACTCCCATCCGGACGTCCCCGTCACCACGGGCTCCGAGTCGCCCAACTCCTTCCTGGACCAGGAGTGTCGGAGGCGCTTCCCTCACGTGGAAGACGACACCGTCCTCTACTGCTACGAGTATGACCAGAGCCAGGGCCCGCCGCCGGCCCGCCGAGGCAGCACGCCCACGTATG GCAGACTCAGACCCATCTCCATGCCAGTGGAATATAACTGGGTGGGAGACTATGAAGACCCGGGCAAGCTGaagagagaaagcaggagag AGAACTCCCTCCTGCGGTTTGTGAGTGAGGACAAGGCCTCGGTCCCGGAGTACCTGACCGGACGCAGTCTTGgccagagcaggaagaggagtgaCAAGGCAGGAAGTCCCGCCCACTACGCCCTGGTTCCCGCCCTTCAGATGCAGGTGTCCATGTCCACCTCCAGCTCCGACTCCGCCTCCCTTTACCAC ATGTTTGAGAGGTCCTCGCTTCGCTCCATGTCTCGGAAAAAGAACAAAA TAGggggctctctctcctccatcagcaAGCGGCGCATCTCCTGTAAGGACCTGGGCAGAGGAGACTGTGAGGGCTGGCTGTGGAAGAAGAAGGATGCCAAAAGCTACTTTTCTCAGAAGTGGAAAAAGTACTGGTTCATTCTGAAAGATACCTGCTTGTACTGGTACATGAACGAAGAG gatgagaagGCAGAGGGCTTTGTGAGTCTCCCAGAGTTCAAGATTGACAGGGCGTCCGAATGCCGAAGGAAATT TGCTTTCAAGGCCTGCCACCCGAAGATTAAAAGTTTCTACTTTGCTGCAGAAAATGTGGATGACATGAACAG GTGGTTGAGCCGTCTGACCATGGCTGTGGCCGGTTATTCGGAACAGGAGAGGCTACGACAAGGCCAAG ACTACTGGAGTGAGAGTGACCACGAGGACGTGGAGATGCCTTCCATGCCCAAACAggacagccctcctcccccttacgACACCTACCCCAGACCCCCCTCA CAACTCTCCGGGTCCCTGCAGGCGTCCCAGATGAGCCCCTACCTGGAGCCCAAACACCGCCTGTCCTCCTCGGACACCTTCCAGTCCCGCTCCTCCCACGAGGACTTCCGCCCCGACTCGTCCCAGGAGGGCGGCGGGGGCGGCTCCTCCCCGGGGCAGAAGTCGGCCAGCCAGCGGCGCTCGTGGCAGGACCTGATCGAGACCCCCCTGGGCAGCTCGGGGCTGCACTACCTCCAGACCCTGCCCCTGGAGGAGGCCATGCTCCTGGAGTCCGGAGGGGGCTTCTCCTCGGCGGAGCACCGCAGGCAGTCCACCCTCCCCGCCCAGCGCAGCTTCCTGCGGGAGCACTACGGGCCCCTGCCGGTTCCCATCAGTCCCCTCGTCCCCGCGGAGGCGCTGGGGAAACCTCGCAGCTTTACCCTGCCCCGCGACAGCGGCCTCCACGCCATCCTGGCAGCCTCGGCTGGAGCCTCCGATCACAGGGAGGCACATCGCTACGGGGGCGGTCATCACATAGACTCAG gatgtgagagggagggcaggcccCAGGCCGATTCCCTGGGGGACCTGTATCGGGCCCTGGAGAGGGCCAACCTGGGCTCCGCGGCCGAGCACCGGCCGCCCGCCCGCCTGGAGTACAAGCGCTCCTTCGTCCGGCGCGTCAACGACCCGCTCCTCAGCGAGAAGCTGCACCGCCTCCGCATCCTACAGAGCGCGCTCAAG aatGTGCCTCTGCAGGATTCCGACCCTTCAATGGGGTTTTTAGGGTAG
- the LOC134013679 gene encoding connector enhancer of kinase suppressor of ras 2-like isoform X2 → MALVMEPVSKWSSSQVVDWMKGLDDCLQQYIKTFEREKVGGDQLLRITHQELEDLGVSRIGHQELILEAVDLLCALNYGLETENLKTLSHKLNASAKNLQNFIAGRRRSGQYDGRTARKLPNDFLTSVVDLIAAAKSLLAWLDRCYFFFRSPFAAVADYSMTRNNVIQLCLELTTIVQQDCSVYETENKILHVCKTLSEVCDHIISLSSDPMVSQSAHLEVVQLANVKSTEGLGMYIKSTYDGLHVITGTTEGSLADRCKKIHAGDEVIQVNHQTVVGWQLKNLVNSLRGDPGGVTLTLKKRPQSTLTSTPALLKNMRWKPLALQPIIPQSPGSSVATPTSTLSTPSRRDSCALQDLYIPPPPEEPYTPRDDQGNLQGEDSHPDVPVTTGSESPNSFLDQECRRRFPHVEDDTVLYCYEYDQSQGPPPARRGSTPTYENSLLRFVSEDKASVPEYLTGRSLGQSRKRSDKAGSPAHYALVPALQMQVSMSTSSSDSASLYHMFERSSLRSMSRKKNKIGGSLSSISKRRISCKDLGRGDCEGWLWKKKDAKSYFSQKWKKYWFILKDTCLYWYMNEEDEKAEGFVSLPEFKIDRASECRRKFAFKACHPKIKSFYFAAENVDDMNRWLSRLTMAVAGYSEQERLRQGQDYWSESDHEDVEMPSMPKQDSPPPPYDTYPRPPSQLSGSLQASQMSPYLEPKHRLSSSDTFQSRSSHEDFRPDSSQEGGGGGSSPGQKSASQRRSWQDLIETPLGSSGLHYLQTLPLEEAMLLESGGGFSSAEHRRQSTLPAQRSFLREHYGPLPVPISPLVPAEALGKPRSFTLPRDSGLHAILAASAGASDHREAHRYGGGHHIDSGCEREGRPQADSLGDLYRALERANLGSAAEHRPPARLEYKRSFVRRVNDPLLSEKLHRLRILQSALKNVPLQDSDPSMGFLG, encoded by the exons ATGGCACTGGTCATGGAACCTGTGAGCAAGTGGAGTTCAAGTCAAGTGGTGGACTGGATGAAAG GTCTGGATGACTGTCTGCAGCAGTACATCAAGACCTTCGAGCGAGAGAAGGTTGGAGGAGACCAGCTTCTCCGCATCACCCaccaggagctggaggacctGGGAGTCTCCAGGATCGGCCACCAGGAGCTCATACTGGAGGCCGTGGACCTGCTCTGTGCTCTG aACTACGGCTTGGAGACGGAGAACCTGAAGACCCTGTCCCACAAGCTCAACGCGTCCGCCAAGAACCTGCAGAACTTCATCGCCGGGCGCCGCCGCAGCGGCCAGTACGACGGCCGCACCGCCCGCAAGCTCCCCAACGACTTCCTCACCTCCGTGGTGGACCTCATCGCCGCCGCCAAGAGCCTGCTGGCCTGGCTGGATAG GTGCTATTTCTTTTTCAGGTCTCCTTTCGCCGCAGTGGCGGACTATTCCATGACGAGAAATAACGTCATTCAGCTGTGTCTGGAACTCACTACAATTGTGCAGCAG GATTGTTCCGTGTACGAGACAGAGAACAAGATCCTGCATGTG tgtaaGACCCTGTCGGAGGTGTGCGACCACATCATCTCTCTGTCGTCCGACCCCATGGTCTCCCAGTCCGCCCACCTGGAGGTGGTCCAGCTGGCCAACGTCAAGTCCACGGAGGGCCTG ggcATGTACATCAAATCAACATACGACGGCCTACACGTCATCACCGGGACCACCGAAGGC tCCCTGGCCGACCGCTGTAAGAAAATCCACGCCGGGGATGAAGTCATTCAAGTCAACCATCAGACCGTG GTGGGCTGGCAGTTGAAGAACCTTGTCAACTCCCTGCGTGGGGACCCGGGGGGAGTAACCCTGACCCTAAAGAAGCGCCCCCAGAGcactctcacctccaccccgGCCCTGCTGAAGAATATGAGATGGAAGCCTTTAGCTCTGCAA CCAATCATCCCTCAGAGCCCTGGCAGCAGCGTGGCCACGCCCACCAGCACGCTCAGCACTCCGTCCAGGAGGGACAGCTGCGCCCTGCAGGACCTctacatcccccccccacctgaggAGCCCTACACacctag AGACGACCAGGGGAACCTCCAAGGGGAGGACTCCCATCCGGACGTCCCCGTCACCACGGGCTCCGAGTCGCCCAACTCCTTCCTGGACCAGGAGTGTCGGAGGCGCTTCCCTCACGTGGAAGACGACACCGTCCTCTACTGCTACGAGTATGACCAGAGCCAGGGCCCGCCGCCGGCCCGCCGAGGCAGCACGCCCACGTATG AGAACTCCCTCCTGCGGTTTGTGAGTGAGGACAAGGCCTCGGTCCCGGAGTACCTGACCGGACGCAGTCTTGgccagagcaggaagaggagtgaCAAGGCAGGAAGTCCCGCCCACTACGCCCTGGTTCCCGCCCTTCAGATGCAGGTGTCCATGTCCACCTCCAGCTCCGACTCCGCCTCCCTTTACCAC ATGTTTGAGAGGTCCTCGCTTCGCTCCATGTCTCGGAAAAAGAACAAAA TAGggggctctctctcctccatcagcaAGCGGCGCATCTCCTGTAAGGACCTGGGCAGAGGAGACTGTGAGGGCTGGCTGTGGAAGAAGAAGGATGCCAAAAGCTACTTTTCTCAGAAGTGGAAAAAGTACTGGTTCATTCTGAAAGATACCTGCTTGTACTGGTACATGAACGAAGAG gatgagaagGCAGAGGGCTTTGTGAGTCTCCCAGAGTTCAAGATTGACAGGGCGTCCGAATGCCGAAGGAAATT TGCTTTCAAGGCCTGCCACCCGAAGATTAAAAGTTTCTACTTTGCTGCAGAAAATGTGGATGACATGAACAG GTGGTTGAGCCGTCTGACCATGGCTGTGGCCGGTTATTCGGAACAGGAGAGGCTACGACAAGGCCAAG ACTACTGGAGTGAGAGTGACCACGAGGACGTGGAGATGCCTTCCATGCCCAAACAggacagccctcctcccccttacgACACCTACCCCAGACCCCCCTCA CAACTCTCCGGGTCCCTGCAGGCGTCCCAGATGAGCCCCTACCTGGAGCCCAAACACCGCCTGTCCTCCTCGGACACCTTCCAGTCCCGCTCCTCCCACGAGGACTTCCGCCCCGACTCGTCCCAGGAGGGCGGCGGGGGCGGCTCCTCCCCGGGGCAGAAGTCGGCCAGCCAGCGGCGCTCGTGGCAGGACCTGATCGAGACCCCCCTGGGCAGCTCGGGGCTGCACTACCTCCAGACCCTGCCCCTGGAGGAGGCCATGCTCCTGGAGTCCGGAGGGGGCTTCTCCTCGGCGGAGCACCGCAGGCAGTCCACCCTCCCCGCCCAGCGCAGCTTCCTGCGGGAGCACTACGGGCCCCTGCCGGTTCCCATCAGTCCCCTCGTCCCCGCGGAGGCGCTGGGGAAACCTCGCAGCTTTACCCTGCCCCGCGACAGCGGCCTCCACGCCATCCTGGCAGCCTCGGCTGGAGCCTCCGATCACAGGGAGGCACATCGCTACGGGGGCGGTCATCACATAGACTCAG gatgtgagagggagggcaggcccCAGGCCGATTCCCTGGGGGACCTGTATCGGGCCCTGGAGAGGGCCAACCTGGGCTCCGCGGCCGAGCACCGGCCGCCCGCCCGCCTGGAGTACAAGCGCTCCTTCGTCCGGCGCGTCAACGACCCGCTCCTCAGCGAGAAGCTGCACCGCCTCCGCATCCTACAGAGCGCGCTCAAG aatGTGCCTCTGCAGGATTCCGACCCTTCAATGGGGTTTTTAGGGTAG